The Candidatus Pantoea soli genome window below encodes:
- a CDS encoding Gfo/Idh/MocA family protein, translating into MNKVRIGMIGSGYIGRCHAIAYAQAPTVFALKGEIVREMLAEVNPALAAKQAAAFGFARATGDWRELVRDPNIDVVDICAPNFLHKEMALEAIRHGKHVYSEKPLSLSVADAEEMVQAAKQAGVKTLVGFNYMKNPTSQLAREIIARGEIGDVVHFYGTHNEDYLARPETPLDWHCQKALAGLGALGDLAAHIVNMAHYLVGDIEEVSGDMMTVIKQRPDPHDATRMLPVENEDQASALLRFKNGAHGVFETSRIACGSKMGLTYVVTGTKGTLRYTQERMAELALYLHDDPAGRQGFKTILTGPAHPDYASFCVSAGHGIGFNDQKTVEVRDLINGIAAGDRMWPDFAEGLQVQKVLEAVAISAAERRWMKV; encoded by the coding sequence ATGAACAAAGTCAGAATCGGTATGATTGGCAGTGGATATATTGGGCGTTGTCACGCGATTGCTTACGCACAGGCACCGACGGTGTTTGCGCTGAAGGGCGAGATCGTGCGCGAAATGCTGGCAGAGGTGAACCCGGCGCTGGCGGCGAAGCAGGCTGCCGCCTTCGGCTTTGCCCGCGCGACCGGCGACTGGCGCGAACTGGTGCGCGACCCGAATATTGACGTGGTGGATATCTGCGCGCCTAACTTTCTGCACAAGGAGATGGCGCTGGAAGCGATTCGCCACGGTAAACACGTCTACTCGGAGAAGCCGCTGTCGCTGTCGGTTGCCGATGCGGAAGAGATGGTGCAGGCTGCAAAGCAGGCGGGCGTAAAAACGCTGGTCGGATTCAACTACATGAAAAACCCGACCAGCCAGCTGGCGCGGGAGATCATTGCGCGCGGCGAGATTGGCGACGTGGTGCATTTTTATGGCACCCACAACGAAGATTACCTGGCCCGGCCGGAGACCCCGCTTGACTGGCACTGTCAGAAAGCGTTGGCCGGACTGGGCGCGCTCGGTGATCTCGCCGCGCATATTGTCAATATGGCGCACTATCTGGTCGGCGATATTGAGGAGGTCAGCGGCGATATGATGACGGTGATTAAGCAGCGTCCCGATCCGCACGACGCCACGCGCATGTTGCCGGTGGAAAACGAGGACCAGGCCAGCGCACTGCTGCGTTTTAAAAACGGCGCGCACGGCGTGTTTGAAACCTCACGCATCGCCTGCGGCAGTAAGATGGGGCTGACCTACGTGGTAACCGGCACCAAAGGAACACTGCGCTATACCCAGGAGCGCATGGCGGAACTGGCGCTCTACCTGCACGACGATCCCGCCGGACGTCAGGGGTTTAAAACCATCCTTACCGGCCCGGCGCATCCGGACTATGCCAGTTTTTGCGTCTCCGCCGGGCATGGCATCGGCTTTAACGACCAGAAAACCGTCGAAGTGCGCGATTTGATTAACGGTATTGCGGCAGGCGATCGCATGTGGCCCGATTTTGCCGAAGGGTTGCAGGTGCAGAAGGTGCTGGAAGCCGTGGCGATCTCTGCGGCGGAGCGCCGCTGGATGAAAGTATAA
- the baeS gene encoding two-component system sensor histidine kinase BaeS, with the protein MKQPLRLGISAKLFMAIFSTCMLVIITMHWGVRLSFEHGFVDYIKKGNEQRLTLLSDALADQYEQHGSWDFLRHNDRLIFTILRSLEQNPGSNNQLPPHGWRTQFWIIDQQYKVLSGPRAPVPPEGSRRSITTSNGKVVGWVIASPAERLTRSTDINFDRQQRQTNWMIVGLTTLLAALVTWLLARGLLAPVKRLVDGTHQLAAGKFATRVEVGSSDEIGQLARDFNQLARSLEKNESNRRAFMADISHELRTPLAILRGELEAMQDGVRRLTPEAITSLQSEVVVLTKLVEDLHQLSLSDAGALAYRKQPLDLVNLLEVVAGSFGARYRSRDLTLSLALPAAASSFGDPDRLMQLFTNLLENSLRYTDAGGTVRVSMQQSGEQWQLHFADSAPGVEGEQQARLFERFFRAESSRNRASGGSGLGLAICKNIVEAHGGTISAAHSDLGGLQITLNLPYVPHQTSL; encoded by the coding sequence ATGAAGCAGCCGCTCCGACTCGGCATCAGTGCCAAACTGTTTATGGCAATCTTTTCAACCTGCATGCTGGTGATCATCACCATGCACTGGGGCGTGCGTCTGAGCTTTGAACACGGCTTTGTGGATTACATTAAAAAAGGCAACGAACAGCGGCTGACACTGCTGAGCGATGCGCTGGCCGATCAGTATGAACAGCACGGCAGCTGGGATTTTTTGCGCCACAACGACCGTCTGATTTTCACCATTCTGCGCTCGCTGGAGCAAAATCCCGGCAGCAACAATCAGCTCCCGCCGCACGGCTGGCGCACCCAGTTCTGGATTATCGATCAGCAGTACAAGGTGCTGTCCGGGCCGCGCGCGCCGGTGCCGCCGGAGGGATCGCGGCGCAGCATCACCACCAGCAACGGCAAGGTGGTGGGCTGGGTCATCGCCTCCCCGGCCGAGCGGCTGACGCGCAGCACCGATATCAACTTTGATCGCCAGCAGCGGCAAACCAACTGGATGATCGTCGGCCTCACCACGCTGCTGGCGGCGCTGGTCACCTGGCTGCTGGCGCGCGGGCTGCTGGCCCCGGTCAAACGACTGGTAGACGGCACCCACCAGCTGGCGGCGGGCAAATTTGCCACGCGGGTGGAGGTGGGCAGCAGCGATGAGATCGGCCAGCTGGCGCGCGACTTCAACCAGCTTGCCCGATCGCTGGAAAAAAACGAAAGCAACCGTCGCGCCTTTATGGCGGATATCTCCCACGAGCTGCGTACGCCACTGGCGATCCTGCGCGGCGAGCTGGAAGCGATGCAGGATGGCGTCCGCCGGCTGACGCCGGAAGCCATTACGTCCCTGCAGAGTGAAGTCGTGGTGCTGACCAAACTGGTTGAGGATTTACATCAGCTGTCGCTCTCCGATGCCGGTGCCCTCGCCTACCGCAAGCAGCCGCTCGATCTGGTGAACCTGCTGGAAGTGGTGGCCGGCAGCTTCGGCGCGCGCTATCGCAGCCGCGATCTGACGCTCAGCCTGGCGCTGCCGGCGGCGGCCAGCAGCTTTGGCGATCCGGACCGGCTGATGCAGCTGTTTACCAATCTGCTGGAGAATAGCCTGCGCTACACCGATGCCGGTGGCACGGTGCGCGTCAGCATGCAGCAGTCGGGCGAACAGTGGCAGCTGCATTTTGCCGACAGTGCGCCCGGGGTGGAGGGTGAACAGCAGGCCCGGCTGTTTGAGCGTTTTTTCCGCGCAGAAAGCTCGCGTAACCGCGCCAGCGGCGGCTCCGGTCTGGGACTGGCGATCTGCAAAAATATTGTCGAAGCGCACGGCGGCACGATTTCTGCGGCGCACTCTGATTTAGGTGGTCTGCAAATCACGCTAAACTTGCCGTATGTTCCTCACCAGACATCTCTATGA
- the baeR gene encoding two-component system response regulator BaeR has product MNTEKSDPLILVVEDEPKLAQLMIDYLQASNYRTHHIADGNAVLEYIQHTPPDLMLLDLMLPGRDGLTLCREIRRVSELPIIMVTARTEEIDRLLGLEIGADDYICKPFSPREVVARVKTILRRVKKSPEEVQQSSPLLIDEGRFHASWRDQPLELTPAEFRLLKTLALEPGKVFSREQLLNHLYDDYRVVTDRTIDSHIKNLRRKLEALDADQPFIRAVYGMGYRWEADLCRLL; this is encoded by the coding sequence ATGAATACGGAAAAAAGCGATCCCCTGATTCTTGTGGTTGAAGACGAACCCAAACTGGCCCAGCTGATGATCGACTATCTGCAGGCTTCCAACTATCGTACGCACCACATTGCCGACGGCAACGCGGTGCTGGAATACATTCAGCATACGCCGCCCGATTTAATGCTGCTGGATCTGATGCTGCCCGGCCGCGACGGCTTAACCCTGTGCCGCGAGATTCGCCGCGTCTCTGAGCTGCCGATCATTATGGTCACCGCGCGCACCGAAGAGATCGATCGCCTGCTGGGGCTGGAGATCGGTGCCGATGATTACATCTGTAAACCGTTCAGCCCGCGCGAGGTGGTGGCGCGGGTGAAAACCATTCTGCGCCGGGTGAAAAAATCACCAGAGGAGGTGCAGCAGAGCTCGCCGCTGCTGATTGATGAGGGGCGTTTCCACGCCAGCTGGCGCGATCAGCCGCTGGAGCTGACGCCGGCAGAATTCCGGCTGCTGAAAACGCTGGCGCTGGAGCCGGGTAAGGTGTTTTCACGCGAGCAGCTGCTGAACCATCTCTATGACGATTACCGCGTCGTGACCGATCGTACCATCGACAGCCACATCAAAAATCTGCGGCGCAAACTGGAGGCGCTGGATGCCGATCAGCCGTTTATCCGCGCCGTCTATGGCATGGGCTATCGCTGGGAAGCGGATCTCTGCCGCCTGTTGTAG
- the trhP gene encoding prephenate-dependent tRNA uridine(34) hydroxylase TrhP, protein MFKPELLSPAGTLKNMRYAFAYGADAVYAGQPRYSLRVRNNEFTHENLAKGIAEAHALGKKFYVVVNIAPHNAKLKTFIRDLTPVVAMQPDALIMSDPGLIMLVREAFPAMPIHLSVQANAVNWATVKFWQQQGLTRVILSRELSLEEIAEIRAQVPAMELEIFVHGALCMAYSGRCLLSGYLNKRDPNQGTCTNACRWEYKVQEGRQDEIGNITGFHEPVAVQPATLGAGAPTDRVFLLEEKMKPGEVMSAFEDEHGTYIMNSKDLRAVAHVERLSQMGVHSLKIEGRTKSFYYCARTAQVYRRAIDDAAAGKPFDTSLLATLEGLAHRGYTEGFLRRHTHDSYQNYEQGFSVSDRQQFVGEFTGERRGDQARVAVKNKFITGDSVEIMTPQGNLHCTLEAMQNDQGAAVTVAPGDGHHVWIAVPQNVDLAFALLLRNFPEGHTTCDPHGKNRTE, encoded by the coding sequence ATGTTCAAACCCGAGCTGCTCTCTCCGGCGGGAACGCTGAAAAATATGCGTTACGCCTTTGCCTACGGCGCCGATGCGGTTTACGCCGGCCAGCCGCGCTACAGCCTGCGCGTGCGTAATAACGAATTTACCCATGAAAACCTGGCGAAGGGCATCGCGGAAGCCCATGCACTGGGTAAAAAATTCTACGTGGTGGTGAACATTGCGCCGCATAACGCCAAGCTGAAAACCTTTATTCGCGATTTGACCCCGGTGGTGGCCATGCAGCCGGATGCGCTCATCATGTCCGATCCGGGTCTGATTATGCTGGTACGCGAGGCGTTTCCTGCCATGCCGATCCACCTTTCCGTGCAGGCCAATGCCGTTAACTGGGCAACGGTGAAGTTCTGGCAGCAGCAGGGGCTGACGCGGGTGATCCTGTCACGCGAATTGTCACTGGAAGAGATTGCAGAGATTCGCGCGCAGGTGCCGGCGATGGAGCTGGAAATTTTCGTGCACGGTGCGCTGTGCATGGCTTACTCCGGACGCTGCCTGCTCTCGGGCTACCTGAACAAACGCGATCCCAATCAGGGCACCTGCACCAACGCCTGCCGCTGGGAATACAAGGTGCAGGAAGGCCGTCAGGATGAGATCGGTAATATCACCGGCTTCCATGAGCCGGTTGCAGTACAGCCCGCGACGCTGGGCGCTGGCGCCCCCACTGACCGCGTCTTCCTGCTGGAAGAAAAGATGAAACCGGGTGAAGTGATGAGCGCGTTTGAAGACGAGCACGGCACCTACATCATGAACTCTAAGGATCTGCGCGCGGTGGCGCATGTCGAACGGCTGAGCCAGATGGGCGTGCATTCGCTGAAGATCGAAGGCCGCACCAAATCCTTCTACTATTGCGCGCGTACTGCTCAGGTTTATCGCCGCGCCATTGACGATGCAGCCGCCGGCAAACCCTTTGATACCAGCCTGCTGGCAACGCTGGAAGGCCTGGCGCACCGCGGTTATACCGAAGGCTTTCTGCGCCGCCATACCCATGACAGCTACCAGAACTACGAGCAGGGTTTCTCGGTCTCGGATCGCCAGCAGTTTGTCGGCGAGTTCACCGGTGAGCGGCGTGGCGACCAGGCGCGGGTGGCGGTTAAAAATAAGTTTATCACCGGCGACTCGGTGGAGATCATGACGCCGCAGGGCAATCTGCACTGCACGCTAGAAGCGATGCAGAACGATCAGGGTGCCGCAGTGACGGTGGCACCCGGCGACGGGCATCACGTGTGGATCGCCGTGCCACAGAACGTCGATCTGGCTTTTGCCCTGCTGCTGCGTAACTTCCCGGAGGGTCACACTACCTGCGATCCACACGGCAAAAATCGCACAGAATGA
- the yegS gene encoding lipid kinase YegS, whose protein sequence is MQNTPLTLLILNGKGAGNEELRAAVTTLREEGFDVAVRVTWEKGDGERYVQEAVALQATTVVAGGGDGTINEIATALAALPAGQRPVLGILPLGTANDFATSVGIPAEMEPALRLAIVGKQTAIDLACVNGDRYFINMATGGFGTRITTETPEKLKSALGGVSYFIHGLMRVDALKPDSCEISGPDFHWQGDALVIGIGNGRQAGGGQKLCPEALINDGQLNLSIVTAQELLPTLLHSLTRDDENPNIVSAQLTSLAIRSPNEMTFNLDGEPLTGSEFTIEVMPGALNCRLPPQCALLA, encoded by the coding sequence ATGCAAAACACCCCCCTCACCTTACTGATCCTGAACGGGAAAGGCGCAGGCAATGAAGAGTTGCGTGCAGCGGTGACCACACTGCGCGAAGAAGGCTTTGACGTGGCAGTACGTGTGACCTGGGAGAAAGGCGACGGCGAACGCTACGTGCAGGAAGCGGTTGCCCTGCAGGCCACCACGGTGGTGGCCGGTGGCGGTGACGGCACTATCAATGAGATTGCCACCGCGCTGGCCGCGCTGCCGGCCGGGCAGCGTCCGGTGCTGGGCATTTTGCCGCTGGGCACCGCCAATGATTTTGCCACCAGCGTCGGTATCCCGGCGGAGATGGAGCCGGCGCTGCGGCTCGCCATTGTCGGCAAGCAGACCGCTATCGATCTCGCCTGCGTGAACGGCGATCGCTATTTCATCAATATGGCGACCGGCGGCTTCGGGACACGCATTACCACAGAAACGCCGGAGAAGCTGAAGTCTGCCCTTGGCGGCGTCTCTTATTTCATTCACGGTTTGATGCGTGTGGATGCCCTGAAGCCGGACAGCTGTGAAATCAGCGGACCGGATTTTCACTGGCAGGGCGATGCGCTGGTAATCGGTATCGGCAATGGTCGTCAGGCAGGCGGCGGGCAGAAGCTGTGCCCGGAGGCGCTGATCAATGACGGCCAGCTGAACCTGAGCATCGTTACGGCACAGGAGCTGTTACCTACCCTGCTGCATTCGCTGACGCGTGACGATGAGAATCCCAATATTGTCTCCGCGCAGCTGACCTCGCTGGCGATCCGTTCCCCTAACGAGATGACCTTTAATCTGGACGGCGAGCCGCTGACCGGCAGTGAATTCACCATTGAAGTGATGCCAGGCGCACTGAATTGCCGCCTGCCGCCGCAGTGTGCGCTGCTGGCGTAA
- a CDS encoding chorismate mutase, with protein MKMSLRSATLALAIGSFSATAAEIPADATPGELINLRLGWMKDVAGYKAQHHQPIEDLSQEHKVLEKALGEARQLGLDSRTVQPFIQAQMDVAKAVQYRYRADWLAVPEKDWQPRPLEVVRQQIGAYSDAILRSVSLRLKQGTPVSQREEAAFMQAIQQPHVTPQDKALLWHTLSAITLTRP; from the coding sequence ATGAAAATGTCACTCCGCAGCGCCACGCTGGCGCTGGCTATCGGCAGCTTTTCCGCCACCGCCGCTGAGATACCGGCTGACGCCACGCCAGGCGAGTTGATCAATCTGCGTCTCGGCTGGATGAAAGATGTCGCGGGCTATAAAGCGCAGCATCATCAGCCGATTGAGGATCTCAGTCAGGAACACAAGGTGCTGGAAAAAGCGCTTGGGGAGGCGCGCCAGCTGGGGCTGGACAGCCGCACGGTGCAGCCGTTTATTCAGGCGCAGATGGACGTGGCAAAAGCCGTGCAGTATCGCTACCGGGCCGACTGGCTGGCCGTGCCGGAAAAAGATTGGCAGCCGCGCCCGCTGGAGGTGGTCAGGCAACAGATTGGGGCTTACAGCGACGCGATTCTGCGCAGCGTTTCGCTGCGGCTGAAACAGGGTACGCCTGTCAGCCAGCGGGAAGAAGCGGCCTTTATGCAGGCGATCCAGCAACCGCACGTCACCCCGCAGGACAAGGCGTTACTGTGGCACACACTCAGCGCGATCACTCTGACGCGCCCGTGA
- the mdtC gene encoding multidrug efflux RND transporter permease subunit MdtC: MKFFALFIHRPVATTLLTLAIALAGILGFRLLPVAPLPQLDFPVIMISASLPGASPETMASSVATPLERSLGRIAGVSEMTSTSSLGSTRIILVFDFDRDINGAARDVQAAINAAQSLLPSGMPSRPTYRKANPSDAPIMILTLTSDIYNPGQLYDYASTQLAQKLSQIDGVGDVTVGGSSLPAVRVDLNPQALFNQGVSLDAVRTAISNANQRRPQGAIDDVSQRWQVRTNDELQSAAVYQPLIVHYNNGAAVRLSDVATVQDSVQDVRNAGMTNGKPAVLLVVRKSPEANIIDTVDRIRAEMPLLHDVIPAAIDLQIAQDRSPTIRASLQEVEQSLVIAVGLVILVVFLFLRDGRATLIPAAAVPVSLIGTFAAMYLCGFSLNNLSLMALTIATGFVVDDAIVVLENIARHVEAGMKPLQAALTGVREVGFTVLSMSLSLIAVFLPLLMIGGLIGRFFSEFAITLSVAILISLFISITLTPMMCAYLLKSQPAHTPPPPRGFSRLLLALQNGYARSLGWVLQHARWVLLLLLGTVGLTIWLFITIPKTFLPEQDTGRLSGFISADQSISFQAMRGKLEDFMNIIKADPAVENVTGFTGGSRTNSGMMFVSLKPLSERHESAQQVIARLRTRLANEPGANLYLNAVQDIRVGGRESNASYQYSLLSDNLADLREWEPKIRQAFSALPQLTDVNSDQQDNGSEMALTYDRESMARLGIDVSAANALLNNAFGQRQISTIYQPLNQYKVVMEVDPRYTQDISALDQMFVINSAGKAIPLSWFARWQPANAPLAVNHQGLSAASTISFNLPEGVSLSQASEAIDRTITAIGVPSSVRGSFAGTAQVFQDSQSNQLYLMLAAIAAVYIVLGILYESYVHPLTILSTLPSAGVGALLALELFSTPFSLIALIGILLLIGIVKKNAIMMVDFALEAERNANLTPREAIFQACQLRFRPILMTTLAALFGALPLVLTRGDGAELRQPLGITIAGGLVMSQLLTLYTTPVVYLMMDKLRRRKKQPGLLTES; encoded by the coding sequence GTGAAATTCTTCGCCCTGTTTATTCACCGGCCGGTCGCAACCACCCTGCTGACGCTGGCGATTGCGCTGGCGGGAATACTTGGCTTCCGCCTGCTGCCGGTGGCGCCGCTGCCGCAGCTCGATTTTCCGGTGATCATGATCTCCGCCTCGCTGCCGGGTGCGTCGCCGGAAACCATGGCTTCCTCGGTCGCCACGCCGCTGGAGCGCTCGCTGGGGCGCATTGCCGGCGTCAGTGAAATGACCTCCACCAGTTCGCTTGGCAGCACGCGCATCATTCTGGTGTTTGATTTTGACCGCGATATCAACGGCGCCGCGCGCGACGTCCAGGCGGCCATTAACGCCGCGCAGAGCCTGTTGCCGAGCGGCATGCCGAGCCGCCCGACCTACCGCAAGGCCAACCCGTCCGATGCGCCGATCATGATCCTTACCCTGACCTCGGATATTTATAATCCCGGTCAGCTGTATGACTACGCCTCGACGCAGCTGGCGCAGAAGCTGTCGCAGATTGACGGCGTCGGCGATGTGACGGTCGGCGGCAGTTCGCTGCCGGCGGTGCGTGTGGACCTCAATCCGCAGGCGCTGTTTAATCAGGGGGTGTCGCTGGATGCGGTGCGCACCGCCATCAGTAACGCCAATCAGCGCCGCCCGCAGGGGGCAATTGATGATGTCAGCCAGCGCTGGCAGGTGCGTACCAACGACGAACTGCAGAGCGCGGCGGTCTATCAGCCGCTGATTGTGCACTACAACAACGGCGCGGCAGTGCGGCTGAGCGATGTCGCCACCGTGCAGGATTCGGTGCAGGACGTGCGTAACGCCGGGATGACCAACGGCAAGCCGGCGGTGCTGCTGGTGGTGCGTAAATCGCCGGAAGCCAACATCATTGATACGGTTGATCGTATTCGCGCAGAAATGCCGCTGCTGCATGACGTTATTCCGGCTGCCATCGACCTGCAGATTGCCCAGGATCGCTCCCCCACCATTCGCGCCTCGCTGCAGGAAGTTGAGCAGTCGCTGGTGATTGCCGTCGGGCTGGTGATTCTGGTGGTGTTCCTGTTTCTGCGCGACGGACGGGCTACGCTGATCCCCGCCGCCGCGGTGCCGGTGTCGCTGATCGGCACCTTCGCCGCCATGTATCTGTGCGGCTTCAGTCTGAACAATTTGTCGCTGATGGCGCTGACCATCGCCACCGGTTTCGTGGTAGATGACGCCATTGTGGTACTGGAAAACATCGCCCGTCACGTGGAAGCCGGCATGAAACCCCTGCAGGCGGCGCTGACCGGCGTGCGCGAAGTGGGCTTTACCGTGTTGTCGATGAGCCTGTCGCTGATTGCCGTCTTTCTGCCGCTGCTGATGATTGGCGGCCTGATTGGGCGTTTCTTCTCAGAGTTCGCCATTACGCTCTCCGTTGCCATTCTGATCTCGCTGTTTATCTCCATTACCCTGACGCCGATGATGTGTGCTTACCTGCTGAAATCGCAGCCCGCGCACACCCCGCCGCCGCCACGCGGGTTCAGCCGCCTGCTGCTGGCGCTGCAAAATGGCTATGCCCGTTCGCTCGGCTGGGTGCTGCAGCACGCCCGCTGGGTGCTGCTGCTGCTGCTCGGCACCGTGGGGCTGACCATCTGGCTGTTTATCACCATCCCGAAAACCTTTCTGCCGGAGCAGGATACCGGCCGGCTTAGCGGCTTTATCTCTGCCGACCAGAGCATTTCGTTTCAGGCGATGCGCGGCAAGCTGGAAGATTTCATGAACATCATCAAGGCCGACCCGGCAGTAGAGAATGTAACCGGCTTTACCGGCGGCTCGCGCACCAACAGTGGCATGATGTTTGTGTCGCTGAAACCGCTGTCAGAGCGTCATGAGAGCGCACAGCAGGTGATTGCCCGGCTGCGCACCAGGCTGGCAAACGAGCCGGGAGCGAATCTCTATCTCAACGCCGTACAGGACATTCGCGTCGGCGGTCGGGAATCTAACGCCAGCTACCAGTACAGCCTGCTGTCTGATAACCTGGCCGATCTGCGCGAATGGGAACCCAAAATCCGCCAGGCCTTTTCCGCCCTGCCGCAGCTGACTGACGTTAACTCCGATCAGCAGGATAACGGCAGTGAAATGGCGCTGACCTATGACCGGGAAAGCATGGCGCGTCTCGGCATTGATGTGTCTGCCGCCAATGCGCTGCTCAACAATGCCTTTGGTCAGCGCCAGATCTCCACAATTTATCAGCCGCTTAACCAGTACAAAGTGGTGATGGAAGTCGATCCGCGCTATACCCAGGATATCAGCGCGCTGGACCAGATGTTCGTCATTAACAGCGCGGGCAAAGCCATTCCGCTGAGCTGGTTTGCCCGCTGGCAGCCGGCCAATGCGCCGCTGGCAGTGAACCATCAGGGGTTATCCGCCGCCTCAACGATTTCGTTTAACCTGCCGGAAGGGGTCTCGCTGTCGCAGGCGTCTGAGGCAATCGACCGCACCATTACCGCGATTGGCGTGCCATCCAGCGTGCGCGGCAGCTTCGCCGGTACGGCGCAGGTGTTTCAGGATTCGCAATCCAACCAGCTCTACCTGATGCTGGCGGCCATTGCGGCAGTGTATATCGTGCTGGGTATTCTGTATGAAAGCTATGTGCACCCGCTGACCATTCTCTCTACCCTGCCCTCCGCCGGCGTAGGTGCGCTGCTGGCGCTGGAACTGTTCAGCACGCCGTTCAGCCTGATTGCGCTGATTGGGATTCTGCTGCTGATTGGCATCGTGAAAAAGAACGCCATCATGATGGTGGATTTTGCACTGGAGGCCGAGCGCAACGCTAACCTGACGCCACGTGAAGCGATTTTCCAGGCCTGCCAGCTGCGCTTCCGCCCGATTCTGATGACCACGCTGGCGGCGCTGTTTGGCGCACTGCCGCTGGTGCTGACCCGCGGCGACGGCGCCGAGCTGCGTCAGCCGCTGGGTATAACGATTGCCGGCGGGCTGGTGATGAGTCAGTTGCTGACGCTCTACACCACGCCGGTGGTTTATCTGATGATGGATAAGCTGCGCCGGCGTAAAAAGCAACCGGGGTTACTCACTGAGTCATAA
- the mdtD gene encoding multidrug transporter subunit MdtD, whose protein sequence is MNPQTATVRWQLWIVAFGFFMQTLDTTIVNTAIPSMAQDLHVSPLHMHSVIVSYVLTVAVMLPLSGWLADRFGVRNIFFSAIVLFSLGSLLCALSASLDQLVLARVVQGIGGAMMVPVGRLTVMKIVPREQYMSAMTFVTLPGQIGPLLGPALGGVLVEYASWHWIFLINIPVGIIGAIATLLLMPNYTLQTRRFDFTGFLLLAAGMATLTLALDGSRSGSPAWLPALLVLTGVLALLFYLLHGRNNDNALFSLKLFDNRLYALGLLGSFTGRIGSGMLPFMTPIFLQVGLGFSPFHAGLMMIPMVLGNMGIKRIVVRIVNLFGYRNALTGSTLALALVVLLFPAVALLGGLWLLPAVLLLQGMINAIRFSSMNTLTLKALPDELASSGNSLLSMIMQLSMSIGVTVAGLLLGAFGHGALTDGTDTRQIFMYTYLCMALVIALPALVFWRVPGDVSKNVDLRSRKKS, encoded by the coding sequence ATGAACCCGCAAACCGCCACGGTCCGCTGGCAGCTCTGGATTGTTGCCTTCGGCTTTTTTATGCAGACGCTGGATACCACCATCGTCAATACCGCCATCCCGTCTATGGCACAGGATCTGCACGTCAGTCCGCTGCATATGCACTCGGTGATTGTGTCGTATGTGCTCACCGTGGCGGTGATGCTGCCGCTCAGCGGCTGGCTGGCGGACCGCTTTGGCGTGCGCAACATCTTCTTCAGTGCCATTGTGCTGTTCAGTCTCGGCTCGCTGCTGTGCGCCCTCTCTGCCTCCCTTGATCAGCTGGTGCTGGCGCGCGTGGTACAGGGCATCGGCGGGGCGATGATGGTGCCGGTGGGCCGGCTTACGGTGATGAAAATCGTGCCGCGGGAGCAGTACATGTCGGCCATGACCTTTGTCACCCTGCCCGGCCAGATTGGGCCGCTGCTGGGCCCGGCGCTGGGTGGCGTGCTGGTGGAGTATGCCAGCTGGCACTGGATCTTTCTGATCAACATCCCGGTTGGCATTATCGGCGCGATCGCCACGCTGTTGCTGATGCCCAACTACACCCTGCAAACGCGACGCTTTGATTTCACAGGCTTTCTGCTGCTGGCGGCGGGCATGGCGACGCTCACGCTGGCGCTGGATGGTTCGCGCAGCGGCAGCCCGGCCTGGCTGCCCGCCCTGCTGGTGCTCACCGGCGTGCTGGCGCTGCTGTTTTATCTGCTGCATGGGCGCAACAACGACAACGCGCTGTTCAGCCTGAAACTGTTTGATAACCGTCTGTACGCGCTGGGCCTGCTGGGCAGTTTTACCGGCCGCATCGGCAGCGGCATGCTGCCGTTTATGACGCCGATTTTCCTGCAGGTCGGGCTGGGCTTTAGCCCGTTTCACGCCGGGCTGATGATGATCCCCATGGTGCTGGGCAATATGGGGATCAAGCGCATCGTGGTGCGTATCGTCAATCTGTTTGGCTACCGTAACGCGCTGACGGGCAGCACGCTGGCGCTGGCGCTGGTGGTGCTGCTGTTTCCGGCGGTCGCGCTGCTCGGCGGCCTCTGGCTGCTGCCGGCGGTACTGCTGCTGCAGGGAATGATTAACGCCATCCGTTTCTCCTCCATGAATACCCTGACGCTCAAGGCGCTGCCGGATGAGCTGGCCTCCAGCGGCAACAGCCTGCTGTCTATGATCATGCAGCTCTCCATGAGTATAGGGGTCACGGTTGCCGGCCTGCTGCTCGGGGCCTTCGGACACGGCGCCCTCACCGATGGCACCGATACCCGGCAAATCTTTATGTACACCTACCTATGCATGGCGCTGGTCATCGCGCTGCCCGCCCTGGTGTTCTGGCGCGTGCCCGGCGACGTCAGTAAAAATGTCGATCTCAGAAGCAGGAAAAAATCATGA